The genome window GAGCGTAAACGTGATCTCGACGCTGCTAAAAATCGGCGTCAAAAACGTCTTTGCCGCCGAGCTTTTTGCTAGCTCGCTAGTGGCCGACTTGCACCTTATTCCGGCTTTTGTGCTACTTCAGGTAAACGGCAACGCGCATATGGCGTATTCGCTAGCGATCGGCGCCGCGATAGCAAACGTCTTTTCTCTAGCGCTTGTTTTGGTTGAGTCCGGCAAGACGCAAGAAGAATTTTAGGAGTAAAAATGAGTGAAAATTTAAAATACGAGCCTGCGAAAATAGAAAAAAAATGGAGAGAAATTTGGAGCAAAAGCGGCGAATTTGAGCCCAAAGACGACTATAGCCTACCTAAAAAATATATCCTAAGCATGTTTCCATACCCTAGCGGACGCATCCACATGGGGCACGTGCGAAACTACTCTATCGGCGACGCCCTAGCTCGCTACTACCGCAAAAAGGGCTATAACGTTTTGCATCCTATCGGCTTTGATAGCTTTGGTATGCCTGCGGAAAATGCGGCGATAAAGCACAAAATCCATCCTAAAATTTGGACTTACGAAAATATAGACTACATGCGCGGCGAGCTTGATGCTTTGGGACTTAGCTTTTCTAAAAAGCGCGAATTTGCGACGTCTGATCCGCTTTATACTAAATTTGAACAAGAATTTTTCATCAAAATGTACGAAAAGGGGCTGGTTTACCGAAAAAGCGCGGTAGTAAATTGGTGCGAATACGACCAAACGGTGCTTGCAAACGAGCAGGTCGAAGACGGATGCTGCTGGAGATGCGGAAATGCCGTCGTCCAGCGCGAACTGCCCGGCTACTACCTAAAGATAACTAGCTACGCGCAGGAGTTGCTGGACGATTTAAAAAAGTTAGAGGGCAAATGGCCGTCTCAAGTGCTTACGATGCAGGAAAACTGGATCGGTAAGAGCTTTGGACTTGAGTTTAAATTTGAGCTAGACGAGGAGTCGAAGCAAATTTTAGAAGGCGGCGAGCAGATAGAGGGCTTTGAGGTATTTACTACGCGCCCGGATACGATTTACGGCGTTAGCTATGCTGCCTTGGCACCTGAGCACAGGATCGTAAAAAGACTGCTTAACGCAGACAAGTTAGAGCCGCAAAAAGCGGAAAAAATTAGAAAAATTTTAAATCAAAGCCCGCGCGAACGCCAAGCTAGCGAAAAAGACGGACTGTATTTGGGTATAAACGTCTTACACCCGCTAACCGGAGAAAAAGTGCCGGTTTGGGTAGCCAATTTCGTCCTAGCAGACTACGGTAGCGGCGCTGTTATGGCGGTGCCGGCTCACGACGAGCGCGACTATGAGTTTGCGAGTAAATTTGACCTGCCGATAAAGCCGGTGGTTAAGCCCATGCAGGGCGAATTTGAGGGCGGCAAGGCTCTAACGGAGTACGGAATATCTATAAATTCGCCGCTCATAAACGGTCTTGGCAGCGAAGAGGCCAAACTAAAAATAATAGAAAAATTTGAAGCGGATAAAATCGGCAAACGCGTCGTAAATTTTAAAATCCGCGACTGGGGTATCTCCAGACAGCGCTACTGGGGCGCGCCGATACCGATGGTGCACTGCAAGCGCTGCGGCGTCGTGCCTGAAAAGATCGAAAATCTGCCCGTGACGCTGCCTGACGACGTACAGATAACAGGCGAAGGAAATCCGCTAGATAAGCACGAGAGCTGGAAACACGTAAAGTGTCCAAAATGCGGCGGCGAGGCTATCCGCGAGACCGATACGATGGATACGTTTTTTGAGAGTAGTTGGTATTTCGCTAGATACGCCAGCGACGAAAAGACGTGGCAGGAACGCGCGTTTGATGCTAAAAGCGTGAATTATTGGATGAACGTGGATCAGTATATCGGCGGTATCGAGCATGCGATCTTGCACCTACTTTACGCGAGGTTTTTCCAAAAGGCCTTGCGAGACCTGGGCTACCTAAGAGACGACGAGCCGTTTGAGCGACTGCTTACTCAAGGCATGGTGCTAAAAGACGGCAAAAAAATGAGTAAAAGTAAGGGTAACGTAGTTGATCCCGACGACATTATTAGCAAATATGGCGCCGATACGGCGAGGCTTTTTATCCTATTTGCCGCGCCTCCGCAAAAAGAACTTGAGTGGAACGATAGCGCGGTCGAGGGCGCATTTAGGTTTTTAAACCGCTTATACGAACGAAGCGCGAATGTCAAAAAATGTACTCAAATCCCGCAGATAGCGCACGCAAATTTGAGCAAAGAAGAAAAATACGCGCGAATGAAGGTTTATGAGGCGCTTAAAAAATCAAACGACGTTTATGAAGAAAATTTTGCCTTGAATACCCTAATCGCGGCCTGCATGGAAGCTCTAAATGCCGTAAATGCGCAGGATAACGAGGATGTGACTACGGAAGCCTTTTTTATCATTTTAAATTTACTCGAGCCTATCGTGCCGCATATAGCAAACGAGCTTAGCGAGCAACTATTTGGCAGGGCGAATTTTACTAAAATAGAAATTTTGGACGAGGTTTTTGAAAAAGATAGCTTAAATTTGGCTATCACCGTTAACGGCAAAAGGCGCGGCGAATTTGAAGCGCCGAGCAGCGCAAATGAGGACGAGGTTTTGGCTCTAGCTAGACAAAGCGCGGCTAAATGGCTAGAAGGAAAAGAAATAATCAAACAAATTTACGTGAACGGAAAGCTCGTAAATTTCGTAATAAAAGGCTAAAATTTGAAGATAAAAATTTTACTATTTTTAGCGGCTTTTGTCTTGGTCGGATGCGGCTATAAGCCCGTCTCAAAGATCACGAACGACATAATGGGCGACCGCGTCTACGTAAACGTGCTAATAAGCAAAGAAGAGCCTAAAAATAGCGTCTGGATCAAAGATAGCGTGCTAGAGGGTATCGTAACAAGGCTAGGTAAGCGCATGAGCTACGATAAAAACGAGCCTACGACGATAACGGTCTCGATCAAATCGCTCAACTACCAGGCGTTGCTATATGACGAAAACGGCTACGTGACGTCGTATAAAGCGATACTAACGCTAAATTTCGATACTAAGTTAAAAGGCGGCAAGATGCTATCGGTGACGACTTCGGGCGAGCATGACTTTACCGTCTCGCAAAAGGTAAGGGATACTAGATTTGCCGACGGCGTCATCAGCGAGAGCGAGAAGTATAACGCCATAAAAGAGGCTTCGCAAGAGGCTTTTGACGAGTATATCGCAGTGCTTGCGGTAAAGGGGCTAAAAAATGGCAATTAGCGTAAATCAGATCATAAGAGAAGCTATACAGGCGATAAAAGATCGTGGACTCGTGTTTACTCCAGACAACTACGCGGAGGTTTTTTGCGAGATAGCAAAAAAAAACGGCGTTACCTTGCCCGAGTGCCAAAAGCTCGAAAAATACGTCGCAAGGCTAAACGATGATTTTAAAGATCAGCTAAAGCAAAAAAACGTAAAAAACGTGGACGAGCTTTTTGCGTTTATGGCCTCTAGGTTAAATTCGCCAAGCATAATAGACAACTCAAAGCTCGTAAGCGCGCTTTTGCTGATGAATAAAAGGGTTTTGCAAAGCATATCCCTCCTGCATAACAAAAA of Campylobacter showae contains these proteins:
- the leuS gene encoding leucine--tRNA ligase; this translates as MSENLKYEPAKIEKKWREIWSKSGEFEPKDDYSLPKKYILSMFPYPSGRIHMGHVRNYSIGDALARYYRKKGYNVLHPIGFDSFGMPAENAAIKHKIHPKIWTYENIDYMRGELDALGLSFSKKREFATSDPLYTKFEQEFFIKMYEKGLVYRKSAVVNWCEYDQTVLANEQVEDGCCWRCGNAVVQRELPGYYLKITSYAQELLDDLKKLEGKWPSQVLTMQENWIGKSFGLEFKFELDEESKQILEGGEQIEGFEVFTTRPDTIYGVSYAALAPEHRIVKRLLNADKLEPQKAEKIRKILNQSPRERQASEKDGLYLGINVLHPLTGEKVPVWVANFVLADYGSGAVMAVPAHDERDYEFASKFDLPIKPVVKPMQGEFEGGKALTEYGISINSPLINGLGSEEAKLKIIEKFEADKIGKRVVNFKIRDWGISRQRYWGAPIPMVHCKRCGVVPEKIENLPVTLPDDVQITGEGNPLDKHESWKHVKCPKCGGEAIRETDTMDTFFESSWYFARYASDEKTWQERAFDAKSVNYWMNVDQYIGGIEHAILHLLYARFFQKALRDLGYLRDDEPFERLLTQGMVLKDGKKMSKSKGNVVDPDDIISKYGADTARLFILFAAPPQKELEWNDSAVEGAFRFLNRLYERSANVKKCTQIPQIAHANLSKEEKYARMKVYEALKKSNDVYEENFALNTLIAACMEALNAVNAQDNEDVTTEAFFIILNLLEPIVPHIANELSEQLFGRANFTKIEILDEVFEKDSLNLAITVNGKRRGEFEAPSSANEDEVLALARQSAAKWLEGKEIIKQIYVNGKLVNFVIKG
- a CDS encoding LPS assembly lipoprotein LptE, which codes for MKIKILLFLAAFVLVGCGYKPVSKITNDIMGDRVYVNVLISKEEPKNSVWIKDSVLEGIVTRLGKRMSYDKNEPTTITVSIKSLNYQALLYDENGYVTSYKAILTLNFDTKLKGGKMLSVTTSGEHDFTVSQKVRDTRFADGVISESEKYNAIKEASQEAFDEYIAVLAVKGLKNGN
- a CDS encoding DUF6394 family protein, which codes for MNWGKVVYIFFALMSLTTTAGFLYDKNEIALFVAASVNVISTLLKIGVKNVFAAELFASSLVADLHLIPAFVLLQVNGNAHMAYSLAIGAAIANVFSLALVLVESGKTQEEF